One part of the Prunus persica cultivar Lovell chromosome G5, Prunus_persica_NCBIv2, whole genome shotgun sequence genome encodes these proteins:
- the LOC18777266 gene encoding uncharacterized protein LOC18777266 — protein MRRVNGESRTGNNALETINAAASAIAAAENRVPQATVQKRRWGSWWSMYWCFGFQRHKKRIGHAVLVPETTDRGGDAPRAENPIQTPSIVLPFVAPPSSPASFLQSEPPSATQSPAGFFSLTASMYSPSGPTSIFAIGPYAHETQLVSPPVFSTFTTEPSTAPFTPPPESVHLTTPSSPEVPFAQLLDPHFRNGEGGQRFPLSHYEFQSYQLYPGSPVGQLISPSSGISGSGTSSPFPDLEFAARGHHFLEFRTGDPPKLLNLDILSTRDWGSRLGSGSVTPDGAKSTSSDGFLLKPQTPEVVLNPRSNNRGRNNDISINHRVSFELSSEEVIRCVEKKPVALAEAVSTSLEDTEKAQSKEDPSKVVSSSICPVGETSNDAAEKAVADGEEAQLHPKQRSITLGSVKEFNFDNPDGGDSGNSIGSDWWANEKVDAKENGPTKNWSFFPMMQPGVS, from the exons ATGAGACGTGTGAATGGAGAGTCGAGAACTGGGAACAACGCTTTGGAGACTATAAACGCAGCTGCTTCTGCGATCGCAGCCGCCGAGAACCGTGTGCCTCAAGCCACCGTTCAG AAAAGAAGATGGGGGAGCTGGTGGAGCATGTATTGGTGTTTTGGATTTCAAAGACACAAAAAGAGAATTGGACATGCTGTCCTTGTCCCAGAAACAACAGACCGTGGAGGTGATGCTCCTAGAGCTGaaaatccaatccaaacaCCTTCCATTGTACTTCCCTTTGTTGCACCTCCGTCCTCTCCTGCATCATTTCTTCAATCAGAACCTCCTTCTGCCACACAATCACCAGCtggttttttctctctcactgcCAGCATGTACTCCCCTAGTGGCCCTACCTCAATTTTCGCTATTGGTCCTTATGCTCATGAAACCCAGTTGGTCTCACCTCCTGTTTTCTCAACCTTCACTACTGAGCCATCAACTGCTCCCTTTACTCCTCCTCCTGAGTCTGTTCATTTGACTACACCGTCATCACCTGAGGTTCCATTTGCTCAGCTGCTTGATCCTCACTTCCGGAATGGTGAAGGTGGTCAGAGATTCCCATTGTCTCACTATGAATTTCAATCTTACCAACTTTACCCTGGAAGCCCAGTGGGTCAGCTTATATCACCAAGTTCAGGCATCTCAGGTTCTGGTACTTCTTCTCCTTTCCCTGACCTTGAGTTTGCTGCTCGTGGTCATCATTTTCTGGAGTTCCGAACAGGTGATCCTCCCAAGCTCTTGAACCTCGACATTCTCTCCACCCGTGATTGGGGTTCAAGACTAGGATCTGGTTCTGTAACCCCCGATGGTGCAAAGTCCACATCTTCTGATGGTTTTCTTCTAAAGCCTCAAACCCCTGAGGTTGTATTAAATCCACGATCAAACAATAGAGGTCGAAATAATGATATTTCCATCAACCACAGAGTTTCATTTGAGTTAAGTTCTGAAGAAGTTATCAGATGCGTGGAAAAGAAGCCAGTCGCATTAGCTGAAGCTGTATCAACATCTCTAGAAGATACAGAGAAGGCCCAAAGCAAAGAAGATCCTAGTAAAGTAGTAAGCAGTTCTATTTGCCCTGTTGGTGAGACATCCAATGATGCAGCAGAAAAAGCCGTGGCGGATGGGGAGGAGGCACAGCTGCATCCAAAGCAGCGATCCATCACGCTTGGTTCTGTCaaggaatttaattttgacaaTCCAGATGGAGGAGATTCTGGTAACTCTATTGGCTCTGACTGGTGGGCAAATGAGAAGGTTGATGCCAAGGAGAATGGCCCAACAAAGAATTGGTCGTTCTTCCCTATGATGCAGCCGGGTGTTAGTTAG
- the LOC18776867 gene encoding cytochrome P450 86A22: MEVSTALMILSAFAAYFLWFKILLRSMNGPRVWPLVGSLPGLIQNANRMHDWIADNLHSCGGTYQTCTSAIPFLARKQRLVTVTCDPKNLEHILKLRFDNYPKGPTWQSVFHDLLGDGIFNSDGDTWLFQRKTAALEFTTRTLRQAMARWVSRAIEFRFCPILETAQNEAKPVDLQDLLLRLTFDNICGLAFGKDPQTLALGLPENDFANSFDRATEATLQRFILPEIIWKFRKWLRLGMEVSLSQSLQHIDQYLSAIINTRKLELINKQQGSNGVPHDDLLSRFMKKKESYSDTFLQHVALNFILAGRDTSSTALSWFFWLVIQNPHVEEKILAEVCTVLMETRGSDTSKWVKEPLVFEEVDRLTYLKAALSETLRLYPSVPEDSKLSINDDVLPSGTFVPAGSAITYSIYSVGRMKYIWGEDCLEFKPERWLSSDGKKMEVQDSYKFVSFNAGPRICLGKDLAYLQMKSIAAAVLLRHRLTVVPGHRVEQKMSLTLFMKYGLRVNVHPRDLNPILEKIGKGVKMVAGIA; the protein is encoded by the coding sequence ATGGAGGTATCAACGGCTCTGATGATCTTATCAGCTTTTGCTGCGTACTTCTTGTGGTTCAAGATCCTCTTACGGTCCATGAACGGCCCGCGTGTCTGGCCTCTAGTGGGCAGCCTGCCGGGCCTGATCCAAAACGCGAACCGGATGCACGACTGGATCGCAGACAATCTCCACTCTTGCGGCGGCACGTACCAGACCTGCACCTCCGCCATTCCCTTCCTGGCTCGCAAACAAAGGCTCGTGACTGTCACGTGCGACCCCAAGAACTTGGAGCACATTTTGAAGCTCCGATTTGACAACTACCCCAAGGGCCCCACCTGGCAATCTGTGTTCCATGATTTGCTCGGCGATGGGATCTTCAACTCTGATGGTGACACCTGGCTGTTCCAACGTAAGACCGCCGCACTGGAATTCACCACCCGGACCCTCCGCCAAGCCATGGCTCGGTGGGTGAGCCGCGCCATTGAGTTCAGGTTTTGCCCCATTCTTGAGACGGCTCAGAATGAAGCCAAGCCGGTGGATCTTCAAGACCTCTTGCTTCGGCTCACATTTGACAACATTTGTGGGTTGGCTTTCGGGAAGGACCCACAGACGCTAGCGCTGGGCCTTCCCGAAAACGACTTCGCAAATTCTTTTGACCGAGCCACTGAAGCCACGCTGCAGCGCTTTATCTTGCCCGAGATTATATGGAAATTCAGAAAATGGCTCCGACTCGGAATGGAAGTCAGCTTGAGCCAGAGCCTCCAACACATCGACCAGTATTTATCCGCTATAATCAACACACGTAAGCTGGAGTTGATCAATAAGCAACAAGGTTCAAATGGGGTCCCACACGATGACTTGTTGTCCCGGTTCATGAAGAAAAAGGAGTCCTACTCGGACACATTCCTCCAACACGTGGCGCTCAACTTCATCCTAGCTGGACGTGACACATCATCGACGGCGCTGAGTTGGTTCTTTTGGTTGGTGATTCAAAACCCACACGTGGAGGAGAAAATCCTTGCTGAAGTTTGCACAGTTCTGATGGAGACACGTGGCAGTGACACTTCCAAATGGGTCAAAGAGCCCTTAGTGTTTGAAGAAGTTGACCGATTGACATACCTTAAGGCCGCGTTGTCCGAGACCCTAAGGCTGTATCCTTCAGTGCCAGAAGACTCGAAGCTATCAATAAACGACGATGTTTTGCCAAGTGGAACTTTTGTGCCGGCAGGCTCTGCAATCACATATTCAATATACTCAGTTGGTCGCATGAAGTACATTTGGGGTGAAGATTGCCTTGAATTTAAGCCCGAAAGGTGGTTATCTTCTGACGGCAAAAAAATGGAGGTACAAGATTCTTACAAGTTTGTGTCCTTTAATGCTGGTCCAAGAATTTGTCTAGGCAAAGACTTAGCTTACTTGCAAATGAAGTCAATAGCGGCCGCCGTGTTGTTGAGGCACCGGCTCACAGTGGTTCCGGGCCATCGAGTGGAGCAAAAGATGTCACTGACATTGTTCATGAAGTATGGCCTCAGGGTTAATGTGCACCCTAGAGACTTGAACCCTATTTTGGAAAAGATAGGTAAAGGTGTTAAGATGGTGGCTGGGATTGCTTAA
- the LOC18776885 gene encoding putative B3 domain-containing protein At1g78640, producing MKEEIDLSALLDLTLGLPGARVNPCPEPDQLSTALTLCDPTWNYDTHQRKAEEYLDPAPLRFALPNPEHEKMSGTNDINKELKKKKRNQAVPDTVSLQPRDEGPWKIRKKLTASDTGNCSRLLMPKKSVIDHVMCYLDDKFAKRVMSGEGIGVLVVDCDTNTGHYLNFKLWGSAEFYILNGDWRQEFVHRRGLKEKDRIGLYWDTSKSMFMFSVLERAIQSQFPA from the coding sequence ATGAAGGAAGAAATTGATCTCTCAGCACTCCTGGACCTGACCCTTGGCCTTCCTGGAGCTAGGGTTAACCCTTGCCCAGAACCAGACCAACTTTCCACTGCCCTCACTTTGTGTGATCCAACTTGGAATTACGACACACACCAGAGAAAAGCAGAGGAATATTTAGACCCTGCTCCTCTCAGATTTGCCCTTCCTAATCCGGAACACGAGAAAATGTCGGGTACGAATGATATCAACAAggaattaaagaagaagaagagaaaccaAGCAGTGCCGGATACGGTGAGTCTACAGCCTCGGGATGAGGGGCCTTGGAAAATCAGGAAGAAGCTGACAGCAAGCGACACTGGAAACTGCTCAAGGCTACTGATGCCGAAAAAATCGGTCATCGACCATGTTATGTGTTACTTGGATGACAAGTTTGCCAAAAGGGTCATGAGCGGAGAGGGTATAGGAGTTTTGGTTGTAGACTGCGACACAAACACCGGGCATTACTTGAATTTCAAGCTTTGGGGGTCAGCCGAGTTTTACATTCTCAACGGAGATTGGAGGCAAGAGTTTGTGCACAGGAGAGGCTTGAAGGAGAAGGATAGAATTGGGCTTTATTGGGATACCTCCAAATCCATGTTCATGTTTTCTGTTCTTGAAAGGGCAATCCAATCCCAATTCCCTGCTTGA
- the LOC18775930 gene encoding putative B3 domain-containing protein At1g78640 yields MEDDYETSKMLALTLSLLNTNPELDQVSTALTLCDPTWNYDTNQSKAEELDPATHNVPTFPRNPNHEKISGTNDTNKELVKKKRKLVVLGPRPSPKPRRPWPIRKILKASDLGNSSRLLVPKDSATNHFLRYLDDKFVQRVESDEGLGVTVQDYDTGTRHQLTFKFWSSAKSYILNGEWRGMFVQRRGLKEKDEIGLYWDASRAMFMFSLLQRA; encoded by the coding sequence ATGGAGGACGATTATGAAACCTCAAAAATGCTAGCCCTAACCCTTAGCCTTCTTAATACTAACCCAGAGCTAGACCAAGTTTCCACTGCTCTCACTTTGTGTGACCCAACTTGGAATTACGACACAAATCAGAGCAAAGCAGAGGAATTAGACCCTGCTACTCACAATGTGCCCACATTTCCTCGTAATCCGAACCACGAGAAAATATCGGGTACGAATGATACGAACAAAGAGTtagtaaagaagaaaagaaagctaGTAGTGCTGGGACCTAGGCCGAGTCCCAAGCCTCGGAGGCCTTGGCCCATCAGGAAGATTCTGAAGGCAAGCGACCTCGGAAACTCCTCAAGGCTGCTGGTTCCAAAAGACTCCGCCACGAACCATTTTCTGCGTTACTTGGATGACAAGTTTGTCCAAAGGGTTGAGAGTGACGAGGGATTGGGAGTTACAGTTCAAGATTACGACACAGGCACAAGACATCAGTTGACTTTCAAGTTTTGGAGCTCGGCAAAGAGTTACATTCTcaatggagagtggagagggatgTTTGTGCAGAGGAGAGGCTTGAAAGAGAAGGATGAAATTGGGCTTTATTGGGATGCTTCCAGAGCCATGTTCATGTTTTCTCTCCTTCAACGGGCTTGA
- the LOC18777267 gene encoding BTB/POZ domain-containing protein At5g41330, with the protein MLKFMPPSAESALPRNGFKKIKSESNIVTIDVGGQLFQTTKQTLNLAGPDSLFSRISESASAQLAPPFIDRDPELFSILLSLLRTGNLPSKAKALDLQDLIFESQFYGIETFLMNSLSNPSHFDAFNLEKSLILPLNGRDSPSAIATTPFGSVHVAHGSKITSFDWSLRKKSTILTQFTAVDSMLAISPRLAAVGATDFSGLQILDLENGFVKETLNWENVTKTGSTVQGIGSSPEFLFASFESSRRNSNSIMVYDLNSLSPVNEIGHYEIYGADINSAIPATKLNWVSGYGLLMASGSHSGPSGVLGNIKFWDTRSGNVVGEIKENVDCFSDVTVSDNLSAIFKVGVNSGGMFFADLRNISAENPWVPLGERKKVVNGKKEGSGCKIESHGSQVFSSKGGNIELWSEVVVGSKKSSKNGREDDRQYHAGQLENRKYLSPDHCCLSRSVTVSACSGSAAQIKGYDA; encoded by the exons ATGCTCAAATTCATGCCACCTTCAGCAGAATCGGCGCTTCCCAGAAATGGGTTTAAGAAAATCAAGTCAGAGTCCAACATAGTGACCATAGACGTGGGAGGCCAGCTCTTCCAGACCACCAAGCAAACTCTAAACCTAGCCGGCCCGGACTCGCTCTTTTCCCGAATTTCCGAGTCAGCCTCAGCTCAACTCGCTCCGCCGTTCATTGATCGAGACCCGGAGCTCTTCTCGATTCTCCTGTCGCTTCTCAGAACAGGTAATTTGCCCTCAAAGGCCAAAGCTTTAGACCTGCAAGACCTAATTTTCGAATCCCAATTTTATGGCATCGAAACGTTTTTGATGAATTCGCTATCGAATCCATCTCATTTTGATGCTTTTAACCTCGAGAAGTCGTTGATTTTGCCCTTGAATGGCCGAGACTCGCCTTCTGCAATTGCCACGACGCCGTTTGGCTCGGTCCATGTAGCTCACGGCAGCAAAATCACGTCTTTTGATTGGTCGCTCAGGAAAAAGTCGACGATTTTGACCCAATTCACCGCTGTCGATTCGATGCTAGCGATATCGCCGAGGTTGGCCGCGGTGGGGGCAACTGACTTCTCGGGGCTCCAAATTCTTGACCTTGAAAACGGGTTTGTGAAGGAGACTCTCAATTGGGAGAATGTGACTAAGACTGGCTCAACAGTGCAAGGAATTGGGTCCTCACCTGAGTTTCTCTTCGCTAGTTTCGAATCATCTCGGAGGAACTCAAATTCCATTATGGTTTATGATTTAAATAGCTTGAGCCCTGTTAATGAGATTGGTCATTATGAAATTTATGGTGCCGATATTAATTCAGCAATACCGGCCACGAAATTGAATTGGGTTTCGGGTTATGGTCTGTTAATGGCGTCTGGGTCTCACAGTGGACCTTCAGGAGTATTGGGTAACATtaaattttgggatacaaGGTCTGGGAATGTAGTTGGGGAAATCAAGGAGAATGTTGATTGCTTTTCGGATGTAACAGTTTCTGATAACTTATCAGCAATATTCAAAGTTGGTGTGAATTCAGGCGGGATGTTCTTTGCGGATTTGAGAAATATAAGTGCAGAGAATCCATGGGTTCCTCTTGGTGAAAGGAAGAAAGTGGTTAATGGGAAGAAGGAAGGTTCTGGGTGCAAGATTGAAAGCCATGGAAGCCAAGTGTTTTCTAGTAAGGGAGGCAACATAGAGCTATGGTCAGAGGTAGTGGTGGGCTCTAAGAAGAGCAGTAAAAATGGGAGGGAGGATGACAGGCAATATCATGCGG GCCAACTAGAGAATCGAAAGTACTTGTCCCCTGATCATTGCTGCTTGAGTAGAAGTGTAACAGTTTCAGCATGTTCTGGTTCTGCGGCACAAATCAAGGGTTATGATGCATGA
- the LOC18777924 gene encoding putative B3 domain-containing protein At1g78640, which translates to MEEKEASTTLTLGPATPCPQEKVSTELGLAAPCPQDEVSTELTLWTTNKKKRKPETECPVPRKKTNTNLVSWLKPSEAWEIKKTLTPSDLENLLIVETNFIENQVMSFLGDTFSKRVLESKYGARVTVHDRDTFSKHRMVLKLRDSPRRSYILDEDWQQEFVKRRELKEGDEIGVGWYTPSNVPSKAMFTFSVLKRAGQPAPLHDQESV; encoded by the coding sequence atggaagagaaagaggCCTCAACAACACTAACCCTTGGCCCTGCAACTCCATGCCCACAAGAGAAAGTTTCAACAGAGCTTGGCCTTGCAGCTCCATGCCCACAAGATGAAGTTTCAACAGAGTTGACTTTGTGGACCACaaataagaagaagagaaaaccaGAGACAGAGTGCCCTGTTCCgaggaagaaaacaaacacgAATTTGGTCTCTTGGCTGAAACCTAGTGAGGCTTGGGAAATCAAGAAGACACTCACGCCTAGTGATCTCGAAAACTTGCTAATTGTGGAAACAAATTTTATCGAGAACCAGGTTATGTCTTTCTTGGGTGACACGTTTTCCAAAAGGGTACTTGAGAGCAAGTATGGCGCCCGAGTCACAGTTCACGACCGCGATACATTTTCGAAGCATCGAATGGTTTTAAAGCTGCGCGATTCGCCTAGGAGGAGTTACATTTTGGATGAAGATTGGCAGCAGGAGTTTGTGAAGAggagagaattgaaggagGGTGATGAGATTGGAGTTGGCTGGTACACACCCTCAAATGTTCCTTCCAAAGCCATGTTCACTTTTTCGGTACTTAAACGGGCAGGCCAACCTGCACCTCTTCATGATCAGGAATCAGTTTAA
- the LOC18777655 gene encoding mitogen-activated protein kinase kinase kinase YODA — protein MPSWWRKSSSKDVKKKANKESFIETIATIHRKLKSSSEEKFNSRSGNSRRPCSDTISEMGSLSRALSPAPSKQVSRCQSFAERPHAQPLPLPRVQLSNIGRTDSGISASSKPGSDRGSNQLFYLPLPRPECVSSREDPTDAEGDIATASISCDSSTDSDDPIDSRLLSPMGSDYENGNRTTLNSPSSVMQKDQFPTVDQKNSKETVKPDNLLFNTQILSPSPKRRPSSTHMQNIQIPYHGAFFSAPDSSLSSPSRSPMRVYGSEQVRNSNFWAGKPYPEIASAHSSSPGSGQNSGHNSVGGDLSGPLFWQHNRCSPECSPIPSPRLTSPGPSSRIQSGAVTPLHPRAGGPAAESPTNRPDDGKQKSHRLPLPPITITNTCPFSPAYSAATTPTVPRSPNRAENPASPGSRWKKGRLLGRGTFGHVYLGFNSESGEMCAMKEVTLFADDAKSKESAQQLGQEIALLSRLRHPNIVQYYGSETVDDKLYIYLEYMSGGSIYKLLQEYGQFGEIAIRSYTQQILSGLAYLHAKNTVHRDIKGANILVDPNGRVKLADFGMAKHITGQSCPLSFKGSPYWMAPEVIKNSNGCNLAVDVWSLGCTVLEMATTKPPWSQYEGVAAMFKIGNSKELPGIPDHLSDDGKDFIRLCLQRNPLNRPIAAQLLEHPFVKNVAPLERTILSAEPPEGPPAVRSLAFGHGRNHSNLDSEGMGIHQSRGSKTASASSDAHTPRNVSCPVSPIGSPLLHSRSPQHFSGRMSPSPISSPRTTSGSSTPLTGGSGAIPFQHLTQPTTYLHEGMGKSQRSQNCGFYTNGSIPYHEPKPDLFRGIPQASHAFLDIISSDNGAPGDQIGNPVPRDPQELFDVQSILADRVSQQLLRDHIKLNPSMDLNLR, from the exons ATGCCTTCTTGGTGGAGGAAGTCTTCATCCAAAGACGTAAAGAAGAAAGCAAATAAGGAGAGTTTCATTGAAACCATAGCAACCATACACCGAAAACTTAAGAGTTCATCGGAAGAGAAGTTCAATAGTAGATCAGGAAATTCTCGAAGGCCATGCAGCGACACTATTTCAGAAATGGGTTCTCTATCCAGGGCACTGTCACCTGCACCCTCCAAACAAGTATCACGCTGCCAAAGCTTTGCAGAACGGCCTCATGCCCAGCCACTACCCCTCCCTAGGGTGCAACTTTCTAACATTGGACGTACCGACTCTGGCATCAGTGCATCCTCAAAACCAGGATCTGACAGAGGGTCCAATCAATTGTTCTATTTGCCCCTTCCAAGACCTGAATGTGTCTCAAGCAGGGAAGATCCTACTGATGCTGAAGGAGATATAGCTACTGCTTCCATATCTTGTGATAGCTCTACTGATAGTGATGATCCGATTGACTCACGTCTGCTAAGTCCCATGGGATCTGACTATGAAAATGGAAACAGAACAACTTTGAACAGCCCTTCCAG TGTAATGCAAAAGGATCAATTCCCTACCGTCGACCAAAAGAACTCAAAAGAGACTGTGAAGCCGGATAATCTTCTGTTCAATACTCAGATTCTGTCTCCATCACCTAAACGGAGACCATCAAGCACACATATGCAGAATATACAAATCCCTTACCATGGTGCTTTCTTTAGTGCTCCAGACAGCTCACTGTCAAGTCCTTCTAGGAGTCCTATGAGAGTATATGGCTCTGAGCAAGTTAGGAACTCCAATTTCTGGGCAGGGAAGCCTTATCCAGAAATAGCTTCTGCTCACAGCTCTAGTCCAGGTTCAGGTCAAAATTCTGGGCATAATTCAGTCGGAGGGGATCTGTCAGGACCGTTGTTTTGGCAGCACAATAGGTGTAGCCCTGAGTGTTCTCCAATACCTAGTCCTAGATTGACCAGTCCTGGCCCCAGCTCCAGAATACAAAGTGGTGCTGTTACCCCTCTGCATCCACGAGCTGGAGGGCCAGCTGCAGAGTCGCCTACAAACCGGCCTGACGATGGGAAGCAGAAAAGCCACCGGTTGCCCCTTCCTCCAATAACAATAACTAATACCTGTCCTTTTTCTCCTGCATATTCAGCTGCAACAACTCCCACAGTTCCACGTAGCCCTAATAGGGCAGAGAATCCAGCAAGTCCTGGTTCACGTTGGAAGAAGGGTCGCCTGCTTGGGAGGGGCACATTTGGACATGTATATCTTGGTTTTAACAG TGAAAGCGGTGAGATGTGTGCAATGAAGGAGGTAACTCTGTTTGCAGATGAtgcaaaatcaaaagaaagtgCACAGCAACTGGGGCAA GAAATTGCTTTGCTAAGTCGCTTACGGCATCCAAATATAGTGCAGTATTATGGATCTGAGACA GTAGATGACAAACTTTACATATACTTGGAGTATATGTCTGGTGGATCCATTTATAAACTGCTTCAAGAGTATGGTCAGTTTGGTGAAATAGCTATTCGTAGTTATACTCAACAAATCTTGTCAGGGCTTGCGTACTTACATGCCAAAAACACTGTCCACCG GGATATCAAAGGAGCAAATATATTAGTAGATCCCAATGGTCGGGTAAAATTGGCAGATTTTGGGATGGCTAAGCAT ATAACTGGGCAGTCTTGTCCATTGTCGTTCAAGGGAAGCCCGTATTGGATGGCACCCGAG GTTATCAAGAATTCGAACGGTTGTAATCTTGCGGTTGATGTATGGAGCCTTGGTTGTACTGTTCTTGAGATGGCCACAACGAAACCACCTTGGAGTCAATATGAAGGG GTTGCTGCTATGTTTAAGATTGGAAACAGTAAGGAACTTCCTGGAATTCCTGATCATCTGTCTGATGATGGGAAGGACTTTATTAGGCTGTGTTTGCAACGTAACCCACTGAATCGTCCTATAGCTGCTCAGCTTTTGGAGCATCcttttgttaaaaatgttGCTCCATTGGAAAGAACCATTTTGAGTGCAGAGCCTCCCGAAGGACCTCCTGCAGTGAGATCTCTG GCCTTTGGACACGGGAGAAATCATTCTAACTTGGACTCAGAAGGGATGGGCATCCATCAGTCCAGAGGCTCAAAAACTGCCTCGGCATCAAG TGATGCCCATACACCAAGAAACGTATCGTGCCCTGTTTCTCCTATTGGAAGTCCACTTCTACATTCTAGATCACCACAACATTTCAGCGGAAGGATGTCTCCTTCTCCCATATCTAGCCCTCGTACCACATCCGGCTCATCTACACCTCTCACTGGTGGCAGCGGTGCAATTCCTTTTCAACACTTGACGCAGCCAACAACCTACTTACATGAAGGCATGGGGAAGAGCCAGAGATCTCAGAACTGTGGTTTCTATACAAATGGCAGCATTCCATACCATGAGCCAAAGCCAGACCTATTTCGAGGGATtccacaagcctctcatgctTTCTTGGATATAATTTCATCTGATAATGGTGCACCGGGAGATCAGATAGGGAATCCTGTTCCCAGGGACCCCCAGGAGTTATTTGATGTGCAGTCGATTTTGGCTGATCGTGTGTCTCAACAGCTCTTAAGGGATCATATAAAGCTGAATCCTTCCATGGACCTTAATCTTCGCTAG